A window of Oncorhynchus kisutch isolate 150728-3 linkage group LG10, Okis_V2, whole genome shotgun sequence contains these coding sequences:
- the mchr1b gene encoding melanin-concentrating hormone receptor 1 has translation MDFENVSNENWSQTSLPSYNSPESPAENDVPYHNILMPSIFGVICFFGIIGNCIVIYTIVKKTKFRAQQTVPDIFIFSLSLVDLLFLLGMPFLIHQLLGNGSWCFGDIMCTVITALDSNSQIVSTYILTVMTLDRYLATVHPIRFNHVRTPCVAGAAVGLVWVLSLVSITPVWMYAGLMPRGDGSVGCALLLPNPATDTYWFTLYQFVMAFALPLVIICVVFFKILQNMSATVAPLPQRSLRVRTRKVTRMAVAICLAFFICWAPYYILQLAHLGVQRPSFAFLYVYNIAISMGYANSCVNPYLYILLSETFKRQFIVAIRPNNRVFGLNSVMADGSVSLRLAPECNHQSQSSRDLLVHNMLPVTVAVH, from the exons ATGGACTTCGAAAATGTATCGAATGAGAACTGGTCTCAGACGTCTCTCCCATCATACAACTCACCCGAAAGTCCAGCAG AAAATGATGTGCCCTACCACAACATCCTAATGCCCAGCATTTTCGGTGTCATCTGTTTCTTTGGGATTATTGGCAACTGCATTGTCATCTACACCATTGTGAAGAAGACCAAGTTCCGAGCCCAGCAGACAGTGCCGGACATCTTCATCTTCAGCTTGTCTTTAGtggacctcctcttcctcctgggcATGCCCTTCCTCATCCACCAGCTCCTGGGCAACGGTTCCTGGTGCTTTGGTGACATCATGTGCACGGTCATAACCGCCTTGGACTCCAACAGCCAGATAGTGAGCACCTACATCCTCACCGTCATGACTCTGGACCGCTACCTGGCCACGGTCCATCCCATCCGCTTCAACCATGTGCGCACACCCTGCGTGGCGGGGGCTGCGGTGGGTCTGGTGTGGGTGCTCTCCCTGGTCTCCATCACTCCCGTGTGGATGTATGCTGGCCTTATGCCCCGTGGGGACGGCTCAGTGGGCTGTGCCCTCCTGCTGCCCAATCCAGCCACTGACACCTACTGGTTTACCCTCTACCAGTTTGTGATGGCCTTCGCCCTGCCTCTGGTCATCATCTGCGTGGTGTTCTTCAAGATCCTTCAGAACATGTCTGCCACAGTGGCCCCCCTGCCCCAGCGCAGCTTGAGAGTACGTACACGTAAGGTGACCCGTATGGCtgtggctatatgcctggccttcTTCATCTGCTGGGCTCCATACTACATCCTGCAGCTGGCCCACCTGGGGGTTCAGAGGCCCAGCTTTGCCTTCCTCTATGTCTACAACATTGCCATCAGCATGGGTTACGCTAACAGCTGCGTCAACCCATACCTCTACATTTTGCTGAGTGAGACCTTTAAGAGGCAGTTCATTGTGGCCATCCGGCCGAACAATCGGGTCTTCGGGTTGAACTCTGTCATGGCTGACGGTAGTGTGAGTCTGAGACTGGCCCCAGAGTGTAATCATCAGTCCCAGTCCTCCAGAGACCTACTAGTACACAACATGCTGCCTGTCACTGTGGCTGTGCACTGA